The Deltaproteobacteria bacterium genome contains a region encoding:
- a CDS encoding Stp1/IreP family PP2C-type Ser/Thr phosphatase, with amino-acid sequence MQGIDALGAPEAETIAIASLSDAGRVRAENQDSVAVFENTSRERILIVADGMGGHRGGETASRICLETVERVFREPHGTPEERLCRSLELANEEVYAHALSNSELRGMGTTAVAVMLAPDGGAWLAWVGDSRCYRLRGRNLEALSRDHSLMSEWISLGVITSDAARTHPRRHELMRAVGQAPDVSVEHVAIELRPGDRLLLCSDGLHGYVEERAIARALASGDPRSAAAALVDAANEAGGPDNVSVVVAVVADAIAEAPLVEAEPAAESETSFADLTGEPAPEPDFVPPPVQQIQIPRMTPVQSRRSFDPLSLLVGGFAALVVAGIGLGIWTYTAKSPAIATSGAPVPRPALVRSPVPAPAPTPAPTPAPAPVAKPAATPIAKPVAKPAPKPVEKPAAPKLEIAPRPPEIPAAPAPLADAPEPSFAGFELTPPVERFLTEWLAALETSDRARLEALGFSDEPAEFAGRPGTRDGFRLVAAEIDEERSQPGRVYLRLVVSYAFRDENGRFRTQDEQRLILNDAGGRLRFEGRWRQ; translated from the coding sequence ATGCAGGGCATCGACGCGCTCGGCGCGCCCGAGGCCGAGACGATCGCGATCGCGTCGCTCTCGGACGCGGGACGGGTGCGCGCGGAGAACCAGGACTCGGTCGCGGTCTTCGAGAACACCTCGCGCGAGCGGATTCTGATCGTCGCCGACGGAATGGGCGGGCATCGCGGCGGCGAGACCGCGAGCCGGATCTGCCTCGAGACGGTCGAGCGGGTGTTCCGCGAGCCGCACGGAACGCCCGAGGAGCGGCTGTGCCGCAGCCTCGAGCTCGCGAACGAGGAGGTGTACGCGCACGCGCTCTCCAATTCCGAGCTGCGCGGAATGGGCACGACCGCGGTCGCCGTCATGCTCGCGCCCGACGGCGGCGCCTGGCTCGCATGGGTCGGCGACAGCCGCTGCTACCGGCTTCGCGGTCGCAATCTCGAGGCGCTCTCGCGCGACCACTCGCTGATGAGCGAGTGGATCTCTCTCGGCGTGATCACGAGCGACGCCGCCCGGACGCACCCGCGCCGGCACGAGCTGATGCGCGCGGTCGGACAGGCGCCGGACGTCTCGGTCGAGCACGTCGCGATCGAGCTCCGCCCCGGCGATCGCCTGCTGCTCTGCTCCGACGGTCTGCACGGATACGTGGAAGAGCGAGCGATCGCGCGAGCGCTCGCTTCTGGAGACCCTCGCTCCGCCGCAGCCGCTCTGGTCGACGCCGCGAACGAAGCGGGGGGACCGGACAACGTGTCCGTCGTCGTCGCGGTGGTTGCCGATGCGATTGCCGAGGCACCGCTGGTCGAGGCCGAGCCCGCAGCAGAGTCCGAGACGTCCTTCGCGGACCTCACGGGCGAGCCCGCGCCCGAGCCGGACTTCGTGCCGCCCCCCGTCCAGCAGATCCAGATCCCGCGCATGACGCCGGTGCAGTCGCGGCGCTCGTTCGACCCGCTCTCGCTCCTCGTCGGCGGCTTCGCGGCGCTCGTGGTCGCTGGCATCGGCCTCGGCATCTGGACCTACACGGCGAAGAGCCCTGCGATCGCGACCAGCGGCGCACCAGTGCCGCGCCCCGCGCTGGTCCGATCGCCGGTTCCCGCTCCGGCTCCCACTCCAGCACCCACTCCCGCACCCGCACCGGTGGCGAAGCCGGCCGCGACGCCCATCGCAAAGCCGGTCGCAAAGCCCGCCCCAAAGCCGGTCGAGAAGCCAGCGGCCCCCAAGCTCGAGATCGCGCCGCGACCGCCGGAGATCCCCGCCGCGCCCGCGCCTCTCGCCGACGCGCCGGAGCCGAGCTTCGCCGGCTTCGAGCTCACGCCGCCCGTCGAGAGATTCCTCACCGAGTGGCTCGCAGCGCTCGAGACCAGCGACCGCGCGCGCCTGGAGGCGCTCGGCTTCAGTGACGAGCCCGCGGAGTTCGCGGGCCGTCCCGGAACGCGCGACGGCTTCCGGCTCGTCGCGGCCGAGATCGACGAGGAGCGCTCGCAGCCGGGGCGCGTTTATCTGCGGCTCGTGGTGAGCTACGCGTTCCGCGACGAGAACGGCCGCTTCCGCACCCAGGACGAGCAGCGCCTGATCCTGAACGATGCCGGGGGACGCCTGCGTTTCGAAGGTCGCTGGCGCCAGTAG
- a CDS encoding MATE family efflux transporter produces the protein MMSVPAETSSRTTEIGARSGSVGEVAFLAFPVVLQTISETIMQLVDSAMVGRLGATELGAIGFAGIWIWTLFVPFTGMGQGVQAFVSRHDGAEEQARCGPWIWQAIWLLVPAMTVWMFAVAVLLPLLIGWIGPSPELAAAAIDYGYARLPGGPAVVANFVLMSFFRGVGDTRTPLYAVLGGIAVNVVLAYALIFGELGMPELGVAGAGYAISAGSWTILAIQAAAVLRRTMRLRYHTAPCRPERDAMLRFLRTSAPIGGQWLLDMTTFAIFASVVARMGDVSMAASQAMLQLLSVSFMQAFAISIAAGTLVGRYIGGRDLEAAQRSYGSAQMLALGLALLVAILFVGVPEALLGIFSRDANVLELARPLLLLGAFFQVIDAVGIVASGSLRGAGDTRWPFAVQATLAWALRLPAVYVAAIWLEGGVFGAWVGELVYVLVLSLALVLRFRAGHWRSIRI, from the coding sequence ATGATGTCCGTACCAGCAGAGACTTCGAGCCGCACCACCGAGATCGGCGCCCGCAGCGGGAGCGTCGGCGAAGTCGCGTTCCTCGCCTTCCCGGTCGTCTTGCAGACCATCTCCGAGACCATCATGCAGCTGGTCGACTCGGCGATGGTCGGCCGGCTCGGGGCCACCGAGCTCGGCGCGATCGGGTTCGCCGGCATCTGGATCTGGACGCTCTTCGTTCCGTTCACCGGCATGGGGCAGGGCGTTCAGGCGTTCGTGTCGCGCCACGACGGCGCGGAGGAGCAGGCGCGCTGCGGCCCGTGGATCTGGCAGGCGATCTGGCTGCTGGTTCCGGCGATGACCGTCTGGATGTTCGCCGTCGCCGTGCTCCTGCCGCTCTTGATCGGATGGATCGGCCCGTCGCCCGAGCTCGCGGCCGCGGCGATAGATTACGGCTACGCGCGCCTTCCGGGCGGGCCGGCGGTGGTCGCGAATTTCGTGCTGATGAGCTTCTTCCGCGGCGTCGGAGACACGCGAACCCCGCTCTACGCCGTGCTCGGCGGGATCGCGGTCAACGTGGTGCTCGCGTACGCGCTGATCTTCGGCGAGCTCGGCATGCCGGAGCTCGGCGTCGCAGGTGCCGGCTACGCGATCTCCGCGGGGAGCTGGACGATCCTGGCCATCCAGGCCGCGGCCGTGCTGCGCCGCACGATGCGCCTGCGCTATCACACCGCTCCGTGTCGACCCGAGCGCGACGCCATGCTGCGCTTCCTGCGCACCAGCGCGCCGATCGGGGGACAGTGGCTGCTCGACATGACGACGTTCGCGATCTTCGCCTCGGTGGTCGCCCGGATGGGCGACGTCTCGATGGCCGCGAGCCAGGCCATGTTGCAGCTGCTGTCCGTCTCGTTCATGCAGGCCTTCGCGATCTCGATCGCGGCGGGCACGCTGGTCGGGCGCTACATCGGCGGACGCGATCTCGAGGCGGCGCAGCGCAGCTACGGCTCGGCGCAGATGCTCGCGCTCGGGCTCGCGCTGCTCGTGGCGATCCTGTTCGTCGGCGTGCCCGAGGCGCTGCTCGGGATCTTCTCGCGCGACGCGAACGTGCTGGAGCTCGCGCGCCCGCTGCTCTTGCTCGGAGCGTTCTTCCAGGTGATCGACGCGGTGGGCATCGTCGCCAGCGGCTCGCTGCGCGGCGCGGGCGACACCCGCTGGCCGTTTGCCGTGCAGGCCACGCTCGCCTGGGCGCTCCGGTTGCCAGCCGTGTACGTCGCCGCCATCTGGCTCGAGGGAGGCGTGTTCGGCGCCTGGGTGGGCGAGCTCGTCTACGTGCTCGTGCTCTCGCTCGCCCTCGTGCTGCGCTTCCGCGCCGGGCACTGGCGGTCGATCCGCATCTGA
- a CDS encoding LLM class F420-dependent oxidoreductase, protein MKLGIGIGYSGADIRIPVERIQLAERLGYDSVWTAEAYGSDAITPLAYLAGKTSRIRLGTGIIQLAARTPAATAMAAATVDQLAGGNRFICGLGVSGPQIVEGWYGQPWGKPNARIRDYVAIMRKIFERKAPVTHAGKEISLPYTGPGAMGIGKPLMSILHPNPKLPIWLGTGTEANVKMTAEIADGWLPLGLVPGNWKLYQGWVEAGFARAGNGKSWKDFEIQASSTVILTDDVRGALARIKPRVALYVGGMGHRNINFHNQMMVRRGYADAAARIQELYLAGRKAEAADAVPDEFVDDGALVGPVARIRERFKEWTQIPVTGLTINGDAPGTLELMAEIAGLRAPA, encoded by the coding sequence ATGAAGCTCGGCATCGGCATCGGCTACTCGGGCGCGGACATCCGGATCCCCGTCGAGCGGATCCAGCTCGCGGAGAGGCTCGGCTACGACTCGGTCTGGACCGCCGAGGCCTACGGGTCCGACGCGATCACGCCGCTCGCCTACCTGGCCGGCAAGACCTCGCGGATCCGGCTCGGCACCGGGATCATCCAGCTCGCCGCCCGCACGCCCGCCGCGACCGCGATGGCGGCGGCCACGGTCGACCAGCTCGCCGGCGGAAACCGGTTCATCTGCGGGCTCGGCGTCTCGGGGCCGCAGATCGTCGAGGGCTGGTACGGCCAGCCCTGGGGCAAGCCGAACGCGCGCATCCGCGACTACGTCGCGATCATGCGCAAGATCTTCGAGCGCAAGGCGCCGGTCACGCACGCGGGAAAGGAGATCTCGCTGCCCTACACCGGGCCGGGCGCGATGGGGATCGGCAAGCCGCTGATGTCGATCCTGCACCCGAATCCGAAGCTTCCGATCTGGCTGGGCACGGGCACCGAGGCGAACGTGAAGATGACCGCGGAGATCGCCGACGGCTGGCTGCCGCTGGGGCTCGTGCCCGGCAACTGGAAGCTCTACCAGGGCTGGGTCGAGGCCGGCTTCGCGCGCGCGGGCAACGGCAAATCCTGGAAGGACTTCGAGATCCAGGCCTCGTCGACGGTGATCCTGACCGACGACGTGCGCGGGGCGCTCGCGCGGATCAAGCCGCGCGTCGCGCTCTACGTCGGCGGAATGGGTCACCGCAACATCAACTTCCACAACCAGATGATGGTGCGCCGCGGCTACGCCGACGCGGCCGCGCGGATCCAGGAGCTGTACCTGGCCGGGCGCAAGGCCGAGGCCGCCGACGCCGTGCCCGACGAATTCGTCGACGACGGCGCGCTGGTCGGTCCGGTCGCGCGGATTCGCGAGCGCTTCAAGGAGTGGACGCAGATCCCCGTAACGGGGCTCACGATCAACGGCGACGCCCCGGGCACGCTCGAGCTCATGGCCGAGATCGCCGGACTCCGCGCGCCGGCCTAG
- a CDS encoding class I SAM-dependent rRNA methyltransferase, with the protein MEHPWLYAESIRAASRSGAAGDLAVIFDHKRKLLALGLWDPDSPIRIRVLHRGKPRSIDREFFAERLRVASEIRAALPDEGTTGYRVVNGESDGLPGLVLDRYEATLVLKLYTAAWLPHLAEVRAAIAATLAPERVVLRLARAIETACRERAGLEDGAILEGPPLSTPLVFRENGLRFRCDPVRGQKTGFFLDQRENRARVGGLSRGRTVLNAFSYTGGFSLYAARGGATSVVSLDSSPAALAEARENFALNADLPEIARATHECVCEDAFGALARFAIERRRFDLVVVDPPAFAKAKSEVGSALSGYARLAELACGVLAPQGILVMASCSARIDADALAGAIRAGAKRAGRELAEWQRTAHGPDHPVRFREGAYLKCIWLRAAR; encoded by the coding sequence ATGGAACACCCCTGGCTCTACGCCGAGAGCATCCGCGCGGCGTCGCGCTCCGGAGCGGCAGGGGATCTCGCGGTGATCTTCGATCACAAGCGCAAGCTCCTCGCGCTCGGCCTCTGGGACCCCGACTCGCCGATCCGGATCCGCGTTCTCCACCGCGGCAAGCCGCGGTCGATCGACCGCGAGTTCTTCGCCGAGCGCCTGCGCGTCGCGAGCGAGATTCGCGCCGCGCTTCCCGACGAAGGCACGACGGGCTACCGCGTCGTGAACGGCGAGAGCGACGGGCTCCCCGGTCTCGTGCTCGACCGCTACGAGGCGACGCTGGTACTGAAGCTCTACACCGCGGCGTGGCTGCCGCACCTGGCCGAGGTGCGCGCCGCCATCGCCGCGACTCTCGCGCCCGAGCGCGTGGTGCTGCGGCTGGCGCGCGCGATCGAAACCGCGTGTCGCGAGCGAGCCGGGCTCGAGGACGGGGCGATCCTCGAAGGGCCGCCGCTCTCGACCCCGCTGGTCTTCCGCGAGAACGGGCTTCGCTTCCGCTGCGATCCGGTGCGCGGTCAGAAGACCGGTTTCTTCCTCGACCAGCGCGAGAACCGCGCGCGCGTGGGCGGGCTCTCGCGCGGAAGGACGGTGCTGAACGCGTTCTCGTACACCGGCGGCTTCTCGCTCTACGCGGCGCGAGGCGGCGCGACGAGCGTGGTCTCGCTCGACTCGAGCCCGGCCGCGCTCGCGGAAGCGCGCGAGAACTTCGCCCTGAACGCGGATCTGCCCGAGATCGCGCGGGCGACACACGAATGCGTCTGCGAGGACGCGTTCGGCGCGCTGGCCCGCTTCGCAATCGAGCGCCGCCGCTTCGATCTGGTGGTGGTCGACCCGCCCGCGTTCGCGAAGGCGAAGTCCGAGGTCGGCTCGGCGCTCTCCGGGTACGCGAGACTCGCGGAGCTCGCCTGCGGCGTGCTCGCGCCGCAGGGCATTCTGGTCATGGCGTCCTGCTCGGCCCGGATCGACGCCGACGCGCTGGCCGGGGCGATCCGCGCGGGTGCCAAGCGCGCCGGCCGGGAGCTCGCGGAATGGCAGCGAACCGCGCACGGCCCGGACCATCCGGTGCGCTTCCGCGAGGGCGCCTACCTGAAGTGCATCTGGCTTCGCGCTGCGAGATGA